Proteins encoded together in one Petrotoga sp. 9PWA.NaAc.5.4 window:
- a CDS encoding YfcC family protein: MEKSAQIGRKTFITSALIIFSIMMIAGILTKVLPSGEYQRQIIDGRTIIIENSYQIIDKPDYPIWRWFSAPIEVLWSSDAALVITIIVFILVVSGSIYVLNRNHVIEYIIKKIVAKYHNQKTILLSLIILIFMLLGALMGIFEEIIPLVPIVIMFSYFLGWDDLTGLGMSLLATGFGFSAAIANPFSLGIAQSIAEVPLFSGIGLRIIIFLTTYILLLLFMIQYTKKHEHKVVPQKDDILDYNKDVSKASKVLILIISILFLLILISGFTGFMSSMMLPIAGVLFLLAGLISGYVIEKNIMKVIKDFFKGIIPILPGVVLILMAMSVKLIITNGKILDTILYNVSSIISNFDPVGAIFSLYLFFFIMNLFIGSASAKAFLTMPIIAPLADLVGITRQTAVQAFVFGDGFSNLLYPTNAVLLIALGIAGVSYLKWFKFVWKIQLVMFLISLFYLFIAVKIGYGPI, encoded by the coding sequence ATGGAAAAATCGGCACAAATAGGGAGAAAAACCTTCATAACATCTGCTTTAATAATTTTTTCAATTATGATGATTGCGGGGATTTTAACAAAAGTGTTACCTTCGGGAGAGTATCAAAGACAAATAATTGATGGAAGAACCATTATAATTGAAAATTCTTATCAAATTATTGATAAACCTGATTATCCAATTTGGAGATGGTTTAGCGCTCCTATTGAAGTGTTATGGAGTTCTGATGCCGCTCTTGTTATTACGATAATTGTTTTTATATTAGTGGTTTCTGGTTCAATATATGTTTTAAACAGAAATCATGTAATAGAGTATATTATTAAAAAAATTGTAGCAAAATATCACAATCAAAAAACGATTTTGTTATCTTTAATTATTTTGATTTTTATGCTTTTAGGTGCACTAATGGGGATTTTTGAAGAGATTATTCCTTTGGTTCCAATAGTTATTATGTTCTCATATTTTTTAGGTTGGGATGATTTAACAGGTTTGGGAATGAGTCTTTTAGCAACAGGGTTTGGTTTTTCGGCTGCAATAGCAAATCCTTTTAGCTTGGGAATAGCTCAGAGTATTGCAGAAGTTCCTTTGTTTTCAGGAATTGGGTTAAGAATAATTATTTTCCTTACTACGTATATTCTATTACTCCTTTTTATGATTCAATATACTAAAAAACATGAACATAAAGTAGTACCTCAGAAAGATGATATTTTAGATTATAACAAAGATGTATCAAAGGCTTCTAAAGTTTTGATTTTAATTATTTCTATACTTTTTTTGTTAATTCTGATTTCTGGATTTACTGGATTTATGAGTAGTATGATGCTTCCTATAGCTGGGGTATTATTTTTATTAGCTGGATTAATATCTGGTTATGTTATAGAGAAAAACATTATGAAAGTAATCAAAGACTTTTTTAAAGGAATTATTCCAATACTACCAGGTGTTGTTTTAATACTAATGGCAATGTCTGTTAAATTGATTATAACAAATGGGAAGATCTTAGATACAATATTATACAATGTATCGTCTATCATCTCTAATTTTGATCCTGTTGGGGCGATATTTTCTTTATATTTGTTCTTTTTTATTATGAATTTGTTTATAGGATCAGCTTCGGCTAAAGCTTTTTTGACAATGCCAATTATTGCACCTTTGGCAGATTTGGTAGGAATAACTCGGCAAACAGCGGTTCAAGCTTTTGTCTTTGGGGATGGTTTTAGTAATTTATTATACCCTACTAATGCGGTTTTATTGATTGCTTTAGGTATTGCGGGAGTTAGTTATTTAAAATGGTTTAAATTTGTATGGAAAATCCAATTAGTAATGTTTTTAATTTCATTATTCTATTTGTTTATTGCAGTAAAAATAGGTTATGGACCAATTTGA
- a CDS encoding type I restriction endonuclease subunit R: protein MSSLGGERYAVQNPIINYVKEQSAEYISEDGNKIFIKLGWEYVSPNEALRLRGGKTGLVFKEIFINQMQRLNPSFMDHLLAEEVIKKLETVPPNIEGNFTVWKYLKGLGTIFVPGEKRERNIKFLDTEDIDRNTFHVTDEFEFTNGIKTIRPDIVFLVNGVPLLFIETKAAYKIGGISEALEQVKRYHRECPELLAVLQVYALTHILKYYYSGTWNTSEKLLFNWKEEVSGDFESLVKTFLDRERVVKLLVDFLMFTKQDDERKKVILRPHQMRAVNKIVERAEDSTKKRGLIWHTQGSGKTYTMIVAAQKIIENPIFENPTVIMLVDRNELESQLFGNLAALGIENVEVAENKKHLQNLLSRDRRGLIVTMIHKFEDMPENINLRKNIFVLVDEAHRTTGGKLGNFLMGAIPNATYIGFTGTPIDKTSYGRGTFITFGRDDPPKGYLDKYSIAESIEDGTTVPLYYTLAPNELQVDKELLEKEFLDLAEAEGMSDIEELNKVLDKAVTLKNMLKNRERVEKVTRYIVDHYQNYIEPMGYKAFLVAVDREACALYKEELDKYLPPDYSKVVYSPSYNDPPELSRYRISEIEEKRIRNAFRKPDELPKILIVTEKLLTGFDAPILYCMYLDKPMRDHVLLQAIARVNRPYEDDEGRKKSSGFVLDFVGIFDNLEKALAFDSQDIEGIVQDIEVLKKRFEEEMKKAREEHLTLIKGKTPDKAFEAVLEHFRDEEKRKEFYKFFKELSAIYEIISPDAFLRPYANDYETLSRMYKSLIENYERGIPIDREFTRKTAILVQEHTGSGVIGPTLDICEIDEETLRRIEKSKASDTEKIFNLIKSIALTVEKKGDQSPYLISIAEKAELITKLYESRQKNTQETLDELKKIIDEINSAQKEQAEKGMSVDIFTIYWMLKEKGFRDAETMANQMKEVLEKYPHWQKSEKYEREVRSKLYEVILNLCPTDIPKAIEVVQNIMDILKAGGTE from the coding sequence ATGAGTTCATTGGGAGGGGAAAGATATGCCGTTCAGAACCCTATCATTAACTATGTAAAAGAGCAATCGGCAGAATATATTTCCGAGGATGGAAACAAAATATTCATAAAGCTGGGATGGGAATATGTCAGCCCTAATGAAGCATTAAGGTTGAGAGGTGGCAAGACGGGTCTCGTATTCAAGGAGATATTCATCAATCAGATGCAAAGACTCAACCCTAGTTTTATGGACCATCTTCTTGCCGAAGAGGTAATTAAAAAGCTGGAAACTGTTCCACCCAACATTGAAGGTAATTTTACCGTCTGGAAATATCTCAAAGGCTTAGGAACGATATTCGTTCCTGGTGAAAAGCGGGAGAGAAACATAAAATTTCTGGATACCGAAGACATAGACCGGAACACTTTTCACGTAACCGATGAGTTCGAATTTACCAACGGGATTAAGACTATCAGGCCGGATATTGTTTTCCTCGTAAACGGTGTCCCTCTTTTGTTCATCGAAACAAAAGCCGCTTATAAGATAGGAGGGATAAGCGAAGCTTTAGAACAGGTGAAAAGATATCACAGAGAATGTCCTGAGCTTCTGGCTGTTCTCCAGGTTTATGCTCTGACTCACATCTTGAAGTATTACTATAGCGGCACCTGGAACACCTCTGAGAAACTCCTCTTTAACTGGAAAGAAGAAGTTAGTGGCGACTTTGAAAGCCTGGTTAAAACATTTTTAGATAGAGAAAGAGTGGTTAAACTTCTTGTGGATTTCCTAATGTTTACCAAGCAGGATGATGAACGCAAAAAAGTTATTTTAAGGCCCCACCAGATGAGAGCAGTTAATAAAATAGTGGAAAGAGCAGAAGATTCAACCAAGAAAAGAGGCCTGATATGGCATACCCAGGGTTCAGGTAAGACATACACGATGATAGTGGCTGCCCAAAAGATAATAGAAAACCCTATTTTTGAGAATCCAACAGTTATTATGCTTGTAGATAGGAATGAGCTGGAAAGTCAGCTCTTTGGAAATCTTGCTGCTCTCGGCATTGAAAATGTGGAGGTTGCAGAGAATAAAAAGCATCTGCAAAATCTGCTTTCTCGAGATAGAAGAGGCTTGATTGTTACAATGATTCATAAATTTGAGGATATGCCTGAAAATATAAATCTTCGAAAGAATATTTTTGTCTTGGTAGACGAGGCACACAGGACTACGGGTGGGAAACTGGGTAATTTTTTGATGGGCGCGATTCCCAATGCCACGTATATTGGTTTCACAGGCACTCCTATTGATAAAACCAGTTATGGTAGAGGAACATTTATCACCTTTGGTAGAGACGACCCACCCAAAGGATACCTCGATAAATACAGTATTGCCGAGTCTATAGAAGATGGTACCACTGTTCCTCTATATTACACCCTTGCCCCTAATGAGCTTCAGGTTGATAAAGAATTGCTGGAAAAAGAATTCCTCGACCTGGCTGAGGCTGAAGGAATGAGCGATATTGAGGAACTAAACAAAGTGCTGGATAAGGCAGTAACCCTCAAAAATATGCTCAAAAATAGAGAAAGAGTTGAAAAAGTCACCAGGTATATCGTTGATCATTATCAGAACTATATTGAGCCTATGGGATATAAAGCCTTTTTGGTTGCTGTAGATAGAGAAGCCTGTGCTCTATACAAAGAAGAACTGGACAAATATTTACCACCCGATTATTCCAAAGTTGTTTACAGTCCCTCTTATAATGACCCACCTGAACTTTCCAGATACCGTATTTCAGAAATTGAAGAGAAAAGGATAAGAAATGCTTTTAGAAAGCCTGATGAGCTACCGAAAATATTGATTGTGACAGAAAAACTGCTTACCGGTTTTGATGCGCCGATTCTCTATTGTATGTATTTGGATAAGCCAATGAGAGACCATGTCCTTTTACAGGCTATCGCAAGAGTAAACAGGCCTTATGAAGATGATGAAGGAAGAAAAAAGTCCTCCGGATTTGTCCTCGACTTTGTCGGTATTTTTGACAACCTTGAAAAAGCTCTGGCTTTTGACTCTCAAGATATCGAGGGAATTGTCCAGGATATTGAGGTTTTAAAGAAGAGATTTGAGGAGGAAATGAAAAAGGCCAGAGAGGAACACCTTACTCTTATCAAAGGAAAAACTCCCGATAAGGCATTTGAAGCAGTGTTGGAACACTTCAGAGATGAAGAGAAGAGAAAGGAATTTTATAAATTCTTCAAAGAGTTATCTGCTATTTATGAGATTATTTCACCGGATGCTTTTTTAAGACCCTATGCAAACGACTATGAAACACTTTCCAGGATGTATAAAAGTCTTATAGAAAACTATGAGCGGGGGATTCCTATAGACAGAGAATTTACTCGAAAGACTGCTATTCTCGTTCAGGAGCATACCGGAAGCGGCGTAATTGGACCTACGCTGGATATCTGTGAAATAGACGAAGAAACTCTGAGAAGAATTGAAAAAAGTAAAGCCTCTGACACAGAAAAGATATTCAACCTGATAAAGAGCATTGCCCTCACGGTTGAAAAAAAAGGAGACCAATCCCCTTATTTGATTTCTATTGCTGAGAAAGCTGAGTTGATAACCAAGCTGTATGAGAGCAGGCAAAAAAATACCCAGGAAACACTTGATGAGCTGAAGAAAATAATTGATGAAATCAACTCTGCTCAGAAGGAACAAGCGGAAAAAGGTATGTCTGTTGATATTTTCACCATTTACTGGATGTTGAAAGAAAAAGGTTTCCGAGACGCTGAGACAATGGCCAATCAAATGAAAGAAGTACTTGAAAAGTATCCCCACTGGCAAAAAAGTGAAAAATACGAAAGAGAAGTCCGGTCTAAACTCTATGAAGTTATATTAAATTTATGCCCGACAGATATTCCCAAAGCCATAGAGGTGGTTCAGAACATAATGGATATACTTAAAGCAGGTGGTACAGAATGA
- a CDS encoding ABC transporter permease, with translation MKRFLKNFSKNKLNLISAFIIFLFIFISFFPKLFAPFPPNEMNSKYILNPPTREHIFGTDQFGRDIFSRCIYGIQNSLLIALNSIIIASIIGTFLGILAGYYGGIIDQIISRIIDAFFAFPSLVLALFIVALFGTNMINLIIAIGIIYIPIFARTIRSSTISIKESNYVKASRALGKSDLGIMISVIFPNILSIFIVSFTMNFSTAILTEASLGFLGLGVPPPEATLGNLVGQGTNFIMVAPWVTLFPGLVIAVIVLSVNILGDGLRDVLDPKLNR, from the coding sequence ATGAAAAGATTTTTAAAAAATTTTAGCAAAAACAAACTAAATTTAATAAGCGCATTTATAATATTTTTGTTTATATTTATATCTTTTTTCCCAAAACTGTTCGCCCCATTTCCTCCAAACGAAATGAATTCTAAATATATTTTAAATCCTCCAACTCGCGAACATATTTTTGGTACAGATCAATTTGGTAGAGACATTTTTTCAAGATGTATTTACGGAATTCAAAATAGCTTGCTAATAGCTTTAAACTCAATAATTATAGCTTCAATAATAGGTACTTTTTTAGGAATCTTAGCTGGTTATTATGGAGGTATAATAGATCAAATAATTTCAAGAATAATAGATGCTTTTTTCGCATTTCCTTCGTTAGTATTAGCTTTGTTTATTGTAGCATTATTTGGAACTAATATGATTAATTTAATTATCGCAATAGGTATAATATATATTCCAATCTTCGCTAGAACAATAAGAAGCTCAACCATTTCTATTAAAGAATCAAATTATGTAAAAGCCTCAAGAGCTTTAGGAAAAAGTGATTTAGGAATAATGATTTCTGTTATTTTTCCCAATATACTATCAATATTTATAGTTAGTTTCACCATGAACTTTTCCACAGCCATATTGACGGAGGCATCTTTAGGATTCCTTGGTTTAGGAGTTCCACCACCTGAAGCAACCTTAGGAAATCTTGTAGGTCAAGGTACTAATTTCATTATGGTAGCTCCTTGGGTAACATTATTTCCAGGTTTGGTGATTGCAGTTATCGTATTAAGTGTAAATATCCTTGGAGATGGGTTAAGAGACGTCTTGGATCCTAAATTAAATCGCTAA
- the nagA gene encoding N-acetylglucosamine-6-phosphate deacetylase, with translation MNLNRVLIVDPIKGEFTGDIEIKDKKISRVIVKDYHKYDYIVMPGFVDTHTHAQKKIDTMSASTEDFKNWAKNNFSYGVTSFFPTTVSASKEEILSVLKNTKNVGLSIEGVHLEGPFLNLEKKGAQNPDFIRNPSLEELEEIIEEQVKLITMAPEAEGFFEVINYLKEKNVKISLGHSIATYNIFKRAFQEGINRITHFPNAITPLHHREIGGTGAGFLLNFKIEIICDGIHLSPEFVNLVYKTKGANNIILVTDSMEAAGLEDGNYNLGGLDVTVKNKEARLKDGTIAGSTLLFNEGVKNFKKFTNCSFQELSKVSSYNALIDLGITNKGRIETGYFANLVVLNKDLDTIQTIFEGVITM, from the coding sequence ATGAATTTAAACAGAGTTTTGATTGTTGATCCAATAAAAGGTGAATTTACCGGTGATATTGAAATAAAAGATAAAAAAATTTCACGAGTTATAGTTAAAGATTATCATAAATATGATTACATCGTTATGCCAGGCTTTGTAGATACCCATACTCATGCCCAAAAGAAAATAGACACAATGAGCGCATCTACAGAAGATTTTAAAAATTGGGCTAAAAATAATTTCTCATATGGGGTAACATCTTTTTTCCCTACCACTGTTTCTGCATCAAAAGAAGAAATTTTAAGCGTGTTAAAAAATACTAAAAATGTAGGTTTATCAATAGAAGGAGTTCATTTAGAAGGGCCTTTTCTCAATTTAGAAAAGAAAGGAGCTCAAAACCCTGACTTTATTAGGAATCCATCGCTTGAAGAGTTAGAAGAGATCATTGAAGAACAAGTGAAATTAATTACCATGGCTCCAGAAGCTGAAGGCTTTTTCGAAGTAATTAATTATTTAAAAGAAAAGAATGTAAAAATTTCTTTAGGACACTCAATTGCTACATACAATATTTTCAAAAGAGCTTTTCAAGAAGGAATAAATAGAATTACCCATTTTCCAAATGCTATAACTCCTTTACACCATAGAGAAATAGGTGGCACAGGAGCAGGTTTTCTTTTAAATTTCAAAATAGAAATTATATGTGATGGCATTCATTTATCTCCTGAATTTGTAAATTTAGTTTATAAAACAAAGGGAGCTAACAACATAATTTTAGTTACTGATTCAATGGAAGCTGCTGGTTTGGAAGATGGAAACTATAATTTAGGAGGACTCGATGTAACAGTAAAAAACAAAGAAGCAAGACTTAAAGACGGAACTATAGCTGGAAGTACTTTACTATTCAACGAAGGAGTTAAAAATTTTAAAAAATTTACAAATTGCTCATTTCAAGAATTATCTAAAGTATCATCTTATAATGCCTTAATAGACCTTGGAATAACTAATAAAGGCAGAATAGAAACAGGATATTTTGCAAATCTCGTCGTTTTAAATAAAGACTTAGATACAATACAAACAATTTTTGAAGGAGTTATTACTATGTAA
- a CDS encoding DUF4438 domain-containing protein: protein MRTNRDRLVMISVQGTISNPEHTGRHSVSHSGEPFLLPGTGGITYNVRVGDCAFGWEVDHVEPGVSTLLDQKDRNSPQNRGYHFYSCVGNEAKVVTGDAKGAKGIVTGHHGGAEHILIDFSEEVLDKLTLDDKFLIKGFGQGLKLLDYPDVHVYNLDPNLLEKMGIIEKNGELHVPVVAVVPPFLMGSGIGSTTMGTGDYDIMTADYNALKEYGLTELRFGDLVYIQDHDNSYGRCYRKGAASIGVIIHSDCKLAGHGPGVTILMTCAKSILKPIISQDANIAKILKIGRFEEK, encoded by the coding sequence GTGAGAACAAATCGGGATAGATTGGTTATGATTTCTGTACAAGGTACTATTTCTAATCCAGAACATACGGGTAGACATTCTGTTTCTCATAGTGGAGAACCATTTTTGCTGCCTGGAACAGGTGGCATCACATACAACGTTAGAGTTGGGGACTGTGCTTTTGGTTGGGAAGTTGATCATGTGGAGCCTGGAGTTTCTACGTTGTTAGATCAGAAAGATAGAAATTCCCCACAAAATAGAGGTTACCATTTTTATTCATGCGTTGGTAATGAAGCAAAGGTTGTTACAGGGGATGCTAAAGGAGCAAAAGGAATTGTTACTGGGCATCATGGTGGTGCAGAACATATTCTTATTGATTTTTCTGAAGAAGTTTTGGATAAATTAACCCTTGATGATAAATTTTTAATTAAAGGTTTCGGACAAGGTTTGAAATTGTTAGATTATCCTGATGTACATGTGTACAATTTAGATCCGAATCTTTTGGAAAAGATGGGTATAATTGAGAAAAATGGTGAACTACATGTTCCTGTTGTTGCGGTAGTTCCTCCTTTTTTGATGGGATCGGGAATAGGTTCTACAACTATGGGAACAGGGGATTATGATATTATGACAGCTGATTATAATGCTTTAAAAGAGTATGGCTTGACTGAGTTAAGATTTGGGGATTTGGTGTACATACAAGATCATGACAATTCTTATGGTAGATGTTACAGGAAAGGTGCCGCCTCAATCGGTGTGATTATACACAGCGATTGTAAACTAGCAGGACATGGGCCTGGAGTGACGATTTTGATGACATGTGCAAAGAGCATATTAAAGCCGATTATTTCACAAGATGCGAATATAGCAAAAATTCTTAAGATTGGTAGATTTGAAGAGAAGTAA
- a CDS encoding type I restriction enzyme endonuclease domain-containing protein: MKKELVAGVSNCASIDWTIKESARAKLRVAVKRTLRRYDYPLDMQKLATETFIKQVEMIVDELVLS; encoded by the coding sequence ATTAAGAAAGAGTTGGTAGCAGGGGTCAGCAATTGCGCATCCATTGATTGGACCATAAAAGAGAGTGCCAGAGCCAAGTTAAGAGTAGCGGTAAAAAGGACTTTGAGGAGGTATGATTACCCGCTCGACATGCAAAAGTTAGCTACCGAAACCTTTATCAAGCAGGTAGAAATGATTGTAGATGAGTTAGTTCTGTCTTAG
- a CDS encoding ABC transporter permease, whose protein sequence is MSFTYFLRRLLLSIPTIFIVTIIVFTLVRLVPGDVVDIIIGTQNYLSEEQIQKMYEDFGLDKPLFTQYFIWIKSVLSGNLGISLRSGEDVADMILQRLPVTLELALLSIIFSIILGIPLGIVSATKKNTPVDSTIKVLGLIGLSSPAFWIGTIFIVLVSTYSKNFSIFGYVPFLQNPLKNIQIFLLPSFTLGLMIAAQILRITRTSMIETLSQDYVKVALSKGLKKDEVIFKHAFRNALIPVITFTGIQLGFLFGGSIVIENMFALPGIGRLLLQAVNQRDYPVIQGIILFIVVLIIVLNLLIDFIYTLVDPRVNLE, encoded by the coding sequence GTGAGTTTTACTTATTTTCTACGTAGATTGTTACTCTCTATTCCTACTATTTTTATCGTTACTATTATTGTTTTTACATTAGTTAGACTTGTTCCTGGTGATGTAGTTGATATTATTATTGGAACACAAAATTATCTATCTGAAGAACAAATACAAAAAATGTATGAGGATTTTGGATTAGATAAACCCTTATTTACTCAATATTTCATTTGGATCAAAAGTGTTCTAAGTGGAAATCTTGGTATTTCATTAAGAAGTGGGGAAGATGTTGCAGACATGATACTGCAGCGTCTTCCCGTTACTTTAGAGTTAGCTTTGTTATCGATAATATTCAGCATAATCTTAGGCATTCCTCTTGGTATAGTTTCAGCTACAAAAAAGAATACTCCTGTAGATAGCACAATAAAAGTATTAGGACTAATTGGTCTATCTTCTCCTGCTTTTTGGATTGGTACAATTTTTATAGTTCTTGTTTCCACTTATTCTAAAAATTTTTCGATTTTTGGATATGTTCCATTTTTACAAAATCCTTTAAAAAACATACAAATTTTTTTACTTCCTTCTTTTACTCTTGGTTTGATGATAGCAGCTCAAATACTAAGAATTACGCGAACAAGCATGATAGAAACTTTGTCACAAGATTACGTTAAAGTTGCCTTGTCAAAAGGTTTGAAAAAAGACGAAGTAATTTTTAAGCATGCGTTTAGAAATGCTTTAATTCCTGTAATTACTTTTACAGGAATACAATTAGGATTTTTATTTGGTGGAAGCATTGTTATAGAAAATATGTTTGCATTACCTGGGATAGGAAGACTATTACTTCAAGCAGTTAACCAAAGAGATTATCCAGTAATACAGGGAATAATCTTATTTATTGTGGTCTTAATTATTGTTTTAAATTTATTAATAGACTTTATATACACGTTAGTTGATCCACGTGTAAATCTGGAATAA
- a CDS encoding M14 family metallopeptidase has translation MYNYHFDYNNCRKEFMSFKDDLSKYYSLVSKECFLVEEDCYIDSFRCENQTNDKILLITTGLHGIEGYAGNVFLQIFVKEFLSLIKHDKVSLFLIHSINPWGMKNKRRVNENNVDLNRNFLFQNNDLENESYLKMRKYFKKQRLVKTSDLNLVFSFFQLLPYLTSLGIKGITEALTKGQYIDENSVYYGGRLEQKETKYLKEVYEKIYNSYGFVLHFDIHTGAGPKNKMIIVNSSFYNDKKEKLEKDFEYSPITKVSKDSFYDISGDMIDYIYKKYQNVSNFYSTCFEYGTLGEGLIGQLKSLKTLILENQAFYYGTKNSRIQSRIDKLFKKMFFPEEKIWKENFENDSKSALRGILKYFGFIVEN, from the coding sequence TTGTATAATTATCATTTTGATTATAATAATTGTAGAAAAGAATTTATGAGTTTTAAGGATGATTTATCAAAATACTACTCTTTAGTTTCTAAAGAGTGCTTTCTGGTTGAAGAGGATTGTTATATAGATAGTTTTCGATGTGAAAATCAAACCAATGACAAGATATTGTTGATAACGACTGGTTTACATGGAATAGAAGGATATGCTGGAAATGTGTTTTTGCAAATTTTTGTAAAGGAATTTTTGTCTTTGATAAAACATGATAAAGTTTCTTTATTTTTGATACATTCAATAAATCCTTGGGGGATGAAAAATAAAAGAAGAGTTAATGAAAATAACGTCGATTTGAATAGAAATTTTTTATTTCAAAATAATGATTTGGAAAATGAATCTTATTTAAAAATGAGAAAGTATTTCAAGAAACAAAGACTTGTTAAAACTTCTGATCTGAATTTGGTATTCAGTTTTTTTCAATTATTGCCTTATTTAACTTCTTTGGGAATAAAAGGAATAACTGAAGCTTTAACAAAAGGACAATATATTGATGAAAATAGTGTTTATTATGGTGGTAGACTCGAGCAAAAAGAGACGAAGTACTTAAAAGAAGTTTACGAAAAAATATATAATAGTTATGGGTTTGTCTTACATTTTGATATTCACACGGGGGCAGGGCCAAAAAATAAAATGATAATTGTTAATTCATCTTTTTATAATGATAAAAAGGAGAAATTAGAAAAAGATTTTGAATATTCTCCAATTACAAAAGTAAGCAAAGATTCATTCTATGATATAAGTGGAGATATGATCGATTATATATATAAAAAATATCAAAATGTTTCGAACTTTTATTCAACATGTTTCGAATATGGTACCTTAGGTGAAGGGTTAATAGGTCAATTGAAAAGTTTAAAAACTCTAATTCTTGAGAACCAAGCATTTTATTATGGAACGAAAAATAGTAGGATTCAGTCAAGAATTGATAAATTATTTAAAAAAATGTTTTTTCCAGAAGAGAAAATTTGGAAAGAAAATTTTGAGAATGATTCTAAAAGCGCATTGAGAGGGATTTTAAAGTATTTTGGGTTTATAGTTGAAAACTAA
- a CDS encoding ABC transporter ATP-binding protein has protein sequence MDTLIAFYSFVPSIYEPISIINENLVQLQRAAILSHRFFEILDLPEEESDRILPFPYITVKVRIYI, from the coding sequence TTGGACACTTTAATTGCATTTTATTCTTTTGTACCATCGATTTATGAACCAATTAGCATAATAAATGAGAATTTAGTCCAACTACAAAGAGCAGCCATACTCTCCCATCGGTTCTTTGAAATACTCGATCTCCCTGAAGAAGAAAGTGACAGGATTTTGCCTTTCCCTTATATAACTGTCAAAGTCAGGATATATATTTAA
- a CDS encoding M48 family metallopeptidase has product MIAPEEFKKDVLMLAKEVRVNPREIHIQTMKRKWASCSSRGRLTFDKSLLNEPKQVRFKVILHELLHLKYPNHGKMFNSLLDTYLQASINSNNGGETEPPVA; this is encoded by the coding sequence ATGATAGCTCCCGAAGAATTTAAAAAAGATGTTTTAATGTTAGCTAAAGAGGTGAGAGTTAACCCCCGAGAAATCCATATTCAGACGATGAAAAGAAAATGGGCTAGTTGCTCAAGTAGAGGTAGATTAACTTTCGATAAATCCTTATTGAATGAACCTAAACAAGTAAGATTCAAAGTGATTTTACATGAACTCCTTCATCTAAAATATCCCAATCACGGCAAAATGTTCAACTCTCTATTAGATACATATCTGCAAGCAAGCATCAACTCAAATAACGGAGGAGAAACTGAGCCTCCAGTTGCTTAG